In Listeria cossartiae subsp. cossartiae, one genomic interval encodes:
- the thrS gene encoding threonine--tRNA ligase, which yields MKITFPDGAVKEFEPGVSTADIAASISPGLKKKALAGKLNGELLDLVTPIHEDGAIEIVTPDHEDALGILRHSTAHLMAQALKRLYPDVKFGVGPAIESGFYYDIDTEAVISDESLVEIEKEMQKIVRENVPIEREVVSREEAIKRFQAIGDHYKLELIEAIPEDETVTIYTQGEFFDLCRGVHVPSTGKIQVFKLLSVAGAYWRGDSNNKMLQRIYGTAFFDKNGLKEFIQMQKEAKERDHRKLGKELDLFTNSIEVGQGLPLWLPKGATIRRVIERYIVDKEERLGYNHVYTPIMANVELYKTSGHWDHYHEDMFPTMKMDNEELVLRPMNCPHHMMIYKNDIHSYRELPIRIAELGMMHRYEMSGALSGLQRVRGMTLNDAHVFVRPDQIKDEFKRVVELILEVYKDFDIKDYSFRLSYRDPKNTEKYFDDDAMWEKAQSMLKSAMDEMEMDYFEAEGEAAFYGPKLDVQVKTAIGKEETLSTVQLDFLLPERFDLTYIGEDGEKHRPVVIHRGVVSTMERFVAYLIEEYKGAFPTWLAPVQMELIPVNADAHLDYAKGVQDKLQRAGLRSEVDDRNEKLGYKIREAQTKKIPYALVLGDQEVEAGSVNVRRYGSKDSETMDLDAFIAQVVAEVSKY from the coding sequence ATGAAAATTACATTTCCGGACGGTGCAGTAAAAGAATTCGAGCCAGGCGTTTCAACAGCGGATATTGCTGCTTCCATCAGCCCAGGGCTAAAAAAGAAAGCATTAGCAGGTAAATTAAATGGGGAATTACTTGATTTAGTAACACCAATTCACGAGGACGGAGCAATCGAAATCGTTACTCCAGATCATGAAGACGCGCTTGGTATTTTGCGTCACAGTACAGCTCATTTAATGGCACAAGCATTAAAACGACTTTATCCAGATGTGAAGTTTGGCGTTGGACCAGCGATTGAATCTGGTTTTTACTATGATATTGATACAGAAGCAGTTATTAGTGACGAATCACTCGTTGAAATCGAAAAAGAAATGCAAAAAATTGTTCGTGAAAATGTGCCAATCGAGCGTGAAGTTGTTTCTCGCGAAGAAGCGATTAAACGTTTCCAAGCAATCGGCGACCATTACAAATTAGAACTTATCGAAGCGATTCCAGAAGATGAAACAGTGACAATTTACACTCAAGGCGAGTTTTTCGACCTTTGCCGTGGCGTCCATGTTCCTTCGACTGGTAAAATCCAAGTGTTTAAATTATTAAGCGTGGCTGGTGCATACTGGCGCGGAGACAGCAATAACAAAATGCTTCAACGTATTTACGGCACAGCTTTCTTTGATAAAAACGGCTTAAAAGAATTTATCCAAATGCAAAAAGAAGCCAAAGAGCGTGACCATCGTAAACTAGGGAAAGAACTAGATTTATTTACAAACAGCATTGAAGTTGGTCAAGGACTTCCACTTTGGTTGCCAAAAGGTGCGACTATCCGCCGCGTTATCGAACGTTACATCGTGGATAAAGAAGAACGTCTTGGTTACAATCACGTTTACACTCCAATTATGGCAAACGTGGAACTTTACAAAACAAGTGGTCACTGGGATCACTACCATGAAGATATGTTCCCAACAATGAAAATGGACAACGAAGAACTTGTTTTACGTCCAATGAACTGTCCGCATCACATGATGATATATAAAAACGACATCCATAGCTACCGTGAATTACCAATTCGTATTGCTGAGCTTGGTATGATGCACCGCTACGAAATGAGTGGAGCACTTTCTGGATTACAACGTGTTCGTGGAATGACTTTAAATGATGCGCACGTATTTGTTCGTCCAGACCAAATTAAAGACGAATTCAAACGCGTTGTCGAACTAATTTTAGAAGTATATAAAGACTTTGATATTAAAGATTATTCTTTCCGTTTAAGCTACCGTGATCCGAAAAATACAGAAAAATATTTTGACGATGATGCTATGTGGGAAAAAGCGCAATCAATGCTTAAATCCGCAATGGACGAAATGGAAATGGATTACTTTGAAGCAGAAGGAGAAGCAGCATTTTACGGTCCTAAACTAGACGTTCAAGTAAAAACTGCTATCGGAAAAGAAGAAACTCTTTCCACTGTACAACTGGACTTCTTACTTCCAGAACGCTTCGATTTAACTTATATCGGCGAAGATGGCGAAAAACATCGTCCAGTCGTTATTCACCGCGGTGTTGTATCGACAATGGAACGCTTTGTCGCATATCTAATTGAAGAATACAAAGGTGCTTTCCCAACTTGGTTAGCTCCAGTCCAAATGGAACTTATCCCAGTAAACGCAGATGCCCATTTAGATTATGCAAAAGGCGTACAAGATAAATTGCAACGCGCTGGACTTCGCTCGGAAGTAGATGACCGCAATGAAAAATTAGGTTATAAAATCCGTGAAGCACAAACAAAGAAAATCCCTTATGCATTAGTACTTGGAGATCAAGAAGTAGAAGCTGGTTCGGTCAACGTTCGCCGTTACGGTTCTAAGGATTCAGAAACAATGGATTTAGATGCCTTTATTGCACAAGTAGTAGCTGAAGTAAGCAAATATTAA
- the hemL gene encoding glutamate-1-semialdehyde 2,1-aminomutase yields the protein MRNYSNSEKAFKEAKKVLPGGVNSPVRAFNSVDASPVFMEHGKGAYITDVDGNEYIDYVLSWGPLILGHANPSVVNAITKAAMKGTSFGTPTEIETELAKLVIERVPSIEIVRMVSSGTEATMSAIRLARGYTKREKILKFEGSYHGHGDSLLIKAGSGVATLGLPDSPGVTKGLAADTITVPYNDIEGAKLAFEKYGEEIAAVIVEPVAGNMGVVPPIEGFLEGLRELTTKYGSLLIFDEVMTGFRVDYYSAQGYYVVTPDITCLGKVIGGGLPVGAYGGKKEIMEQIAPAGSIYQAGTLSGNPLAMNAGFETVRQLTPQHYDVFRSLIKRMEEGLTEISARREVPLSINKAGSMFGFFFTDQKVTNFDTAKTSNLEFFRSYYREMLAQGIFLPPSQFEGVFISTMHTENEIDKTLEAFDTTCKILRG from the coding sequence TTGCGAAACTATTCAAACTCTGAAAAAGCTTTTAAAGAAGCAAAGAAAGTCTTACCAGGTGGTGTAAATAGCCCAGTTCGAGCATTCAATTCAGTAGATGCTTCACCAGTTTTTATGGAACATGGGAAAGGGGCTTACATTACGGATGTTGATGGTAACGAATATATTGATTACGTGCTATCTTGGGGCCCGCTGATCTTAGGTCATGCAAACCCTTCTGTTGTTAATGCCATAACAAAAGCCGCAATGAAAGGGACAAGCTTTGGAACGCCAACGGAAATTGAAACAGAATTAGCCAAACTAGTCATTGAGCGCGTTCCATCCATCGAAATCGTGCGGATGGTTTCTTCCGGAACAGAGGCAACCATGAGCGCTATTCGCCTGGCTCGCGGTTACACCAAACGAGAAAAAATATTGAAATTCGAAGGAAGCTATCATGGTCATGGTGATTCTTTATTAATTAAAGCTGGTTCTGGCGTAGCGACACTGGGTTTACCTGATTCTCCAGGAGTTACTAAAGGGCTCGCTGCTGATACAATCACTGTTCCATATAACGACATTGAAGGCGCAAAACTAGCTTTCGAGAAGTACGGCGAAGAAATAGCTGCAGTTATCGTTGAGCCAGTTGCAGGTAACATGGGTGTAGTTCCGCCGATTGAAGGCTTTTTAGAAGGGCTTAGAGAACTAACAACCAAATATGGCTCTTTACTTATTTTTGATGAAGTAATGACTGGTTTCCGCGTAGATTATTACTCGGCACAAGGTTATTATGTGGTTACTCCGGATATTACTTGTCTTGGAAAAGTAATTGGTGGAGGATTACCAGTGGGTGCGTACGGTGGTAAAAAAGAAATTATGGAACAAATTGCTCCAGCAGGTTCTATTTATCAAGCGGGAACTTTATCCGGCAATCCATTAGCGATGAACGCAGGCTTTGAAACAGTTCGCCAATTAACACCTCAACACTATGATGTTTTCCGGTCTTTAATTAAACGAATGGAAGAAGGACTAACAGAAATTTCTGCTAGACGAGAAGTACCACTTTCCATTAATAAAGCGGGTTCCATGTTTGGATTCTTCTTCACCGACCAAAAAGTCACTAATTTTGATACAGCAAAAACGAGTAATCTAGAATTTTTCCGCAGTTATTATCGCGAAATGCTAGCACAAGGTATTTTCTTACCGCCGTCTCAGTTTGAAGGTGTATTCATTTCTACAATGCATACAGAGAATGAGATTGATAAAACACTAGAAGCATTTGATACTACTTGCAAAATACTTCGCGGCTAA
- the hemC gene encoding hydroxymethylbilane synthase, with the protein MKRKIIVGSRRSKLALTQSNWVINKLKENYPEFDFEIKEIVTKGDRILDVTLSKVGGKGLFVSEVEQALSDTVIDFAVHSMKDVPSSLKEGLVIGAIPKRESPLDCFVFNQVSSLDELPKGAVIGTSSLRRAAQLLKYCPDFVIKPIRGNIDTRLQKLHAENFDAIILAKAGLSRMGWLENTALKLEDIPAELCLPAVGQGALAIECRKSDQQIRDMLASIHHEETGVCVEAERVFLKKLNGGCEIPIAGFAVKTGDAIHFKGLVGNADGSVILESEQTGANPSDIGNQVAEDLLSEGADTIIKELRNA; encoded by the coding sequence ATGAAACGAAAAATAATTGTTGGTTCTAGACGTAGTAAATTAGCTTTAACCCAGTCTAATTGGGTGATTAACAAACTCAAAGAAAATTATCCTGAATTCGATTTTGAAATAAAAGAAATTGTCACAAAAGGAGACCGGATTTTAGACGTCACACTGAGCAAAGTTGGCGGGAAAGGCCTATTTGTTTCCGAAGTGGAGCAAGCTTTGAGTGATACAGTAATTGATTTTGCGGTACATAGTATGAAAGATGTTCCTTCCAGTTTGAAAGAAGGGCTTGTTATTGGCGCGATTCCAAAACGTGAATCTCCGCTAGATTGCTTTGTGTTTAACCAAGTGAGCAGCTTAGATGAGTTGCCAAAAGGCGCTGTTATTGGTACGAGTAGTCTCCGTCGTGCAGCACAACTTCTTAAATACTGTCCAGATTTTGTTATTAAACCGATTCGCGGTAACATTGATACTCGCCTTCAAAAATTACATGCAGAAAACTTTGATGCCATCATCTTAGCGAAAGCGGGACTTTCCCGAATGGGGTGGTTGGAAAATACGGCTTTAAAACTGGAAGATATTCCGGCTGAACTATGCTTGCCGGCAGTTGGTCAAGGTGCACTTGCTATCGAATGCCGCAAAAGTGACCAGCAAATTCGAGATATGCTAGCATCTATTCATCATGAAGAAACAGGCGTATGTGTTGAAGCCGAGCGCGTTTTCTTGAAAAAATTAAACGGTGGCTGTGAAATCCCCATTGCTGGGTTCGCAGTGAAAACAGGTGATGCTATTCATTTTAAAGGTTTAGTTGGTAACGCCGATGGTTCCGTTATTCTTGAATCTGAACAAACAGGCGCCAATCCAAGCGATATAGGCAATCAAGTAGCTGAAGATTTACTAAGTGAAGGTGCCGATACGATTATCAAAGAACTGAGAAACGCATGA
- the yihA gene encoding ribosome biogenesis GTP-binding protein YihA/YsxC — MDVNNVELIISAVRPEQYPETDLPEYALAGRSNVGKSSFINTMIRRKSMARISQKPGKTQTLNFYKIEEALFFVDVPGYGFAKVSKTEREKWGVMIETYITSREQLRGVIQIVDLRHKPTEDDRMMYEFLKYYDIPVIVVATKADKIPRSKWQKNAKIVRETLDFDPDDKFVLFSSETKMGKDEAWQFIKEGME, encoded by the coding sequence ATGGATGTAAATAATGTAGAACTAATAATAAGCGCTGTTCGACCAGAGCAATATCCCGAAACAGACCTTCCAGAATATGCACTTGCAGGTCGATCAAACGTTGGAAAATCATCTTTTATTAATACGATGATTCGCCGCAAAAGTATGGCAAGAATTTCGCAAAAACCCGGTAAAACACAAACACTAAATTTTTATAAAATTGAAGAAGCACTTTTCTTCGTCGATGTACCAGGTTATGGTTTCGCAAAAGTATCGAAAACTGAGCGAGAAAAATGGGGCGTCATGATTGAAACATATATCACTTCTCGCGAGCAACTTCGTGGTGTCATCCAAATTGTTGATTTACGTCATAAGCCAACAGAAGATGACCGAATGATGTATGAATTTCTAAAGTATTACGATATTCCTGTCATCGTTGTAGCAACAAAAGCAGACAAAATCCCGCGCAGTAAATGGCAAAAAAATGCTAAAATTGTCCGTGAAACTTTGGATTTTGATCCAGACGACAAATTTGTCTTATTCTCCTCTGAAACAAAAATGGGAAAAGACGAAGCATGGCAGTTTATCAAAGAAGGAATGGAATAA
- the nrdR gene encoding transcriptional regulator NrdR encodes MRCPTCKYNGTRVVDSRPADDGNSIRRRRECEKCGFRFTTFEKVEESPLIVVKKDGAREEFAREKVRRGLIRACEKRPVSAEQIEEIVNEVERELRNIGDSEIASDLIGEKVMNKLASLDEVAYVRFASVYRQFKDISVFVEELKDLMEKNKDR; translated from the coding sequence GTGAGATGTCCTACTTGTAAATATAATGGCACGCGTGTTGTAGACTCAAGACCGGCCGATGATGGCAATTCCATCAGAAGACGACGTGAATGTGAAAAATGCGGATTTCGTTTTACCACTTTTGAAAAGGTAGAAGAGAGTCCTTTAATAGTTGTAAAAAAAGACGGAGCAAGAGAAGAATTTGCTCGTGAAAAAGTAAGACGTGGCTTAATCAGAGCCTGTGAAAAACGGCCAGTTAGTGCGGAACAAATTGAAGAAATTGTCAATGAAGTGGAGCGCGAATTAAGAAATATTGGCGACAGCGAAATCGCTTCCGACTTAATTGGTGAAAAAGTAATGAATAAATTAGCGAGTCTGGATGAAGTTGCCTACGTGCGCTTTGCTTCGGTTTATCGCCAGTTTAAAGATATTAGTGTGTTTGTCGAAGAATTAAAAGATTTGATGGAAAAAAATAAAGATAGGTGA
- a CDS encoding replication initiation and membrane attachment family protein: protein MTEFWMELQAVDSYQVKASGILTGADRKIITMLYQPLMGAECLALYQTLFTEVEENRLWSEAHSHVQLLNMLDISLKALFEARLKLEGLGLLKSYVKTEHDQRFYIYEILPPLSPEKFFSDGLLNIYLYSKIGNAQFQRLRRFFADETFETTTYSEITRSFQDVFEPFKGGSSAVPSESSQVLVDKVTPKEIEFDDASFDFNLFLSLLSPGMIAREKITKEVRQTILKLHGIYQVSEKDMPSYLYRALDANGEIDIVYLRKIVREGYTIENGAPPKLQMKQETPVSRETEEALNDEEALQVYLESITPFQLLVDISDGAVPAETDLRVVEEVMNQQNLPVPVMNVLIEYVLLRLDRKLSKNYMMTIAAHWKRKNVKTAKEAMDLAWQEHEKYKRLQEEPATPKANNYNRNYQKSTRKEILPDWFDKEQVAPAENKMTDKEKQTLEDQVREIKERLNKR, encoded by the coding sequence TTGACGGAATTTTGGATGGAACTTCAAGCGGTAGACAGCTATCAAGTGAAGGCAAGTGGAATCTTGACGGGCGCCGACAGAAAAATAATTACCATGTTATACCAACCGCTAATGGGGGCGGAATGTCTTGCTTTATACCAAACACTGTTCACAGAAGTGGAAGAAAACAGACTTTGGTCAGAAGCGCATTCGCACGTCCAACTTTTAAATATGCTTGATATTAGTTTGAAAGCGTTATTCGAGGCACGACTAAAACTAGAAGGCTTAGGTCTTTTAAAAAGTTATGTGAAAACCGAGCATGACCAACGCTTTTATATTTACGAAATCTTGCCACCGTTATCACCAGAAAAGTTTTTTTCAGATGGTTTATTAAATATTTATTTATATAGCAAAATTGGCAATGCGCAGTTTCAACGTTTGCGTCGCTTTTTTGCAGATGAGACATTTGAAACAACTACATATAGCGAAATTACTCGTTCATTCCAAGACGTTTTTGAACCATTTAAAGGCGGAAGCAGTGCTGTTCCATCTGAGTCCAGCCAAGTATTAGTGGATAAAGTGACGCCGAAAGAAATTGAATTTGATGACGCTAGTTTTGATTTTAATTTATTTTTAAGTTTGCTATCGCCGGGGATGATTGCTCGCGAAAAAATAACAAAAGAAGTGCGCCAAACGATTTTAAAATTGCACGGAATTTACCAAGTTTCTGAAAAAGACATGCCAAGCTATTTGTATCGTGCGCTAGATGCGAACGGCGAAATCGACATTGTTTATTTGCGAAAAATCGTTCGCGAAGGCTATACAATTGAAAATGGAGCACCGCCAAAACTGCAAATGAAGCAGGAAACACCGGTCAGCCGAGAAACAGAAGAAGCATTGAATGACGAGGAAGCATTACAAGTTTACTTAGAGAGCATCACGCCATTTCAATTGTTGGTCGATATTTCAGATGGTGCAGTGCCTGCTGAAACCGATTTGCGCGTCGTAGAAGAAGTGATGAATCAGCAAAATTTACCGGTTCCCGTGATGAATGTGCTAATTGAATACGTGTTACTTCGCCTCGACCGCAAACTTTCCAAGAATTATATGATGACTATCGCAGCTCACTGGAAACGAAAAAACGTGAAAACCGCCAAAGAGGCAATGGATCTCGCATGGCAAGAGCACGAAAAATACAAACGTCTACAAGAAGAACCAGCTACACCTAAAGCGAATAATTACAACCGAAATTATCAAAAATCAACTCGAAAAGAAATTTTACCGGATTGGTTTGATAAAGAACAAGTTGCTCCGGCAGAAAATAAAATGACTGACAAAGAAAAACAAACTCTCGAAGATCAAGTTCGTGAAATTAAAGAACGACTAAATAAAAGGTAG
- a CDS encoding uroporphyrinogen-III synthase, protein MIKKIVLTREASKNKPWQAYFSKNGFEVESIPLIETRPKKFSLNQEQQAADWLFLTSVNAVEYFFANQDVKTNYKFAVIGEKTEEKLAEFGYMPNFVPSVYQSEVFLSEWLNENPDQTSVLLPQSNLSRSIIKDALIEKGHLVFSMELYETSFPEASKTRLINQLKLKEKPIIIFASPSAWKNFYSIAKTFPDQKEHWRIASIGNVTTEAILADGWSVTYQPKTFTMKHLADLIIQEEFK, encoded by the coding sequence ATGATTAAAAAAATTGTTTTAACAAGAGAAGCGAGTAAAAATAAGCCTTGGCAAGCCTACTTTTCGAAAAATGGCTTTGAAGTTGAATCGATTCCATTAATTGAAACACGTCCGAAAAAATTCAGCTTGAATCAAGAACAACAAGCGGCGGATTGGCTTTTTTTGACAAGCGTCAATGCGGTGGAATACTTTTTCGCAAACCAAGATGTTAAAACGAACTATAAATTTGCTGTTATTGGTGAGAAAACGGAAGAAAAATTAGCCGAATTTGGTTATATGCCAAATTTTGTTCCATCTGTTTATCAGTCAGAAGTTTTTTTATCTGAGTGGCTAAATGAAAATCCAGACCAAACAAGCGTCTTACTGCCACAAAGTAATTTAAGCAGATCAATAATAAAGGACGCATTGATAGAAAAAGGGCATCTAGTTTTTTCGATGGAACTTTATGAAACAAGCTTCCCTGAGGCGTCTAAAACAAGGTTAATCAACCAATTAAAACTTAAAGAAAAACCAATAATTATTTTTGCCAGCCCATCTGCTTGGAAAAACTTTTATTCGATTGCAAAAACATTTCCAGACCAGAAAGAACATTGGCGCATTGCGTCGATTGGCAATGTAACTACTGAGGCTATTTTAGCAGATGGATGGTCAGTCACATATCAACCAAAAACCTTCACCATGAAGCACTTAGCTGATTTGATAATACAGGAGGAATTTAAATGA
- the dnaI gene encoding primosomal protein DnaI produces MDNIERTLGQLFEGRDFEKEYQGLKQQVLHYQPIQDFFKEHKEEITEQLVNQNLSNLYEFMTQHKKFSEQEETLMPGYAPKLVLNGEFITVTYYPTKEKMEEEKRRAVERRIRSLYMPKQVVDASLADFYTDEESRQLALVEAYQFLDNYPAKNGERAKGLFIHGSFGTGKSYLLGALAKELALKGISTTLVYLPEFMREVKQSISDNTVGEKIQFAKETEVLMLDDIGAESMTAWTRDEVLGAILQFRMQEELPTFFSSNYNMDQLENHLMFAQNGMEEKLKARRIMERVRYLSKEVNLEGKNRRF; encoded by the coding sequence ATGGATAACATCGAAAGAACATTAGGACAGCTTTTTGAAGGACGCGACTTTGAAAAAGAATACCAAGGGTTAAAACAGCAAGTTCTCCATTATCAACCAATTCAAGACTTTTTCAAGGAGCACAAAGAAGAAATCACCGAGCAATTAGTGAATCAAAACCTATCTAATTTATATGAATTTATGACGCAACATAAAAAGTTTAGCGAGCAAGAAGAAACATTAATGCCTGGCTACGCACCAAAACTTGTTCTTAATGGCGAATTCATCACCGTCACCTATTATCCGACGAAAGAGAAAATGGAAGAAGAGAAGCGCCGTGCTGTGGAGCGGAGAATCCGTTCGCTCTATATGCCGAAACAAGTAGTCGATGCGAGTTTAGCTGACTTTTATACAGATGAAGAATCACGTCAGTTGGCTCTTGTGGAAGCTTACCAATTTTTAGATAATTATCCTGCCAAAAACGGGGAACGCGCGAAAGGTTTATTTATTCATGGTAGCTTTGGGACCGGGAAATCATATTTATTAGGCGCGCTTGCGAAAGAGCTTGCCTTGAAAGGGATTTCGACGACACTCGTTTATTTACCAGAGTTCATGCGCGAAGTGAAACAGTCTATTTCTGACAATACTGTTGGTGAAAAAATCCAATTCGCGAAAGAAACAGAAGTGTTGATGCTCGATGATATCGGGGCAGAATCGATGACGGCTTGGACACGTGATGAAGTACTTGGTGCGATTTTGCAGTTCCGGATGCAAGAGGAATTACCAACGTTCTTCTCGTCTAATTACAATATGGATCAACTTGAAAATCATTTAATGTTTGCTCAAAACGGTATGGAAGAAAAACTAAAAGCTCGCAGAATCATGGAACGCGTGCGCTATTTGTCGAAAGAGGTCAACTTAGAAGGTAAAAATCGTCGTTTCTAA
- the hemB gene encoding porphobilinogen synthase, producing the protein MKNQFDRHRRLRKTKTMRDLVRETVLHTDDLIYPIFVKDGKEPKTEVISMPGVFQYPLHELEEEMRTVQSLGIKAVILFGIPAEKDAVGTQAYHDHGIIQEATKLIKNSFPEIIVVADTCLCEFTDHGHCGVIENGEILNDESLELLKRTAVSQAAAGADIIAPSNMMDGFVQVIREGLDEAGFYDIPIMSYAVKYASAFYGPFRDAAGSAPQFGDRKSYQMDPANREEALREAKSDEQEGADFLIVKPSLSYLDIMRDVKNNTNLPVVAYNVSGEYAMVKAAAQNGWIDEEKIVLEMLTSMKRAGATLIITYFAKDVSKYLNK; encoded by the coding sequence ATGAAAAATCAATTTGATAGACATCGTCGTCTAAGAAAAACCAAAACAATGCGTGATTTAGTGAGAGAAACAGTTTTACATACAGATGATTTAATCTATCCGATTTTTGTCAAAGATGGTAAAGAACCAAAAACCGAAGTAATCTCCATGCCAGGAGTTTTCCAATATCCGTTGCATGAATTAGAAGAAGAAATGCGAACAGTACAAAGCCTTGGAATTAAAGCAGTTATTTTATTTGGAATCCCAGCTGAAAAAGATGCAGTTGGTACACAAGCCTATCACGATCACGGCATTATCCAAGAAGCCACTAAGCTCATTAAAAATAGTTTTCCTGAAATAATTGTTGTGGCAGACACTTGCCTATGCGAGTTTACAGATCATGGTCATTGCGGCGTGATTGAAAATGGTGAAATTCTAAATGATGAATCCCTTGAATTACTGAAACGAACAGCTGTCAGTCAAGCAGCAGCAGGGGCAGACATCATCGCTCCTTCTAATATGATGGATGGCTTTGTTCAAGTAATTCGCGAAGGATTGGATGAAGCTGGATTTTATGATATTCCGATTATGTCGTACGCTGTTAAATACGCATCTGCTTTTTACGGACCTTTCCGAGATGCTGCTGGAAGTGCGCCACAATTTGGTGATAGAAAATCTTATCAAATGGATCCCGCTAACCGTGAAGAAGCCCTTCGAGAAGCAAAATCTGATGAACAAGAGGGCGCAGACTTCCTTATTGTAAAACCATCTTTATCTTACTTAGATATCATGCGCGACGTTAAAAATAATACAAATTTACCAGTAGTTGCTTATAATGTCAGCGGGGAATACGCAATGGTAAAAGCAGCCGCGCAAAACGGTTGGATTGACGAAGAAAAAATTGTTTTAGAAATGCTTACTAGTATGAAACGAGCAGGTGCAACACTCATCATCACTTATTTTGCAAAAGATGTATCTAAATACTTAAATAAATAG
- the hemA gene encoding glutamyl-tRNA reductase, translating to MFILTMGLNHHTAPIDIREKLVFKETEEEMALVTLLQEKSILENVIISTCNRTEIVAVVDQLHTGRYYLKRFMANWFQMDMEKIEPYLFFHEETAAVNHLYKVTAGLDSLVLGETQILGQVKHAFEIAKQTGTTGTLLNKLFREVVTFAKKVHHHTKINENAVSVSYAAVEVAKKLYGSLDNKKIVLIGAGEMSELALQNLAGSGIADITIINRTKANAEMLANQFQAKVGAYENMNDHLLLADIVLVSTSASEPIIKQADMQELMEQKASSMLVIDIGLPRNVEHDCSYIPNFHLYDIDDLAGVVSANSLERQRIVQELENTIEIEVRSFFEWEKQLGVVPVIRALREKALDMQEVTMTSLENKLPGLTEREYIQIGKHMKSIINQMLKQPISELKEMSVEEEADTSIAHFKRIFGLTETDLTVTEKEQAETRS from the coding sequence ATGTTTATTCTCACCATGGGGCTGAATCATCACACAGCACCAATCGACATCCGCGAAAAATTAGTTTTTAAAGAAACCGAAGAAGAAATGGCCTTAGTAACATTACTGCAGGAAAAAAGTATCCTCGAAAATGTTATTATTTCAACATGCAATCGAACCGAAATTGTTGCAGTTGTCGATCAATTACATACAGGAAGATATTACCTAAAACGTTTTATGGCTAATTGGTTTCAAATGGATATGGAAAAAATTGAGCCTTATTTGTTTTTCCATGAAGAAACAGCCGCCGTCAATCATTTATATAAAGTAACCGCGGGACTCGATTCACTTGTACTTGGGGAAACGCAAATTCTCGGACAAGTAAAACATGCATTCGAAATCGCCAAACAAACCGGTACAACAGGTACACTTTTAAATAAACTTTTCCGTGAAGTCGTTACTTTTGCAAAAAAAGTACATCACCACACGAAAATTAACGAAAATGCCGTTTCTGTCAGTTATGCAGCTGTGGAAGTTGCCAAAAAATTATATGGTTCCTTAGATAACAAAAAAATCGTCCTTATTGGCGCAGGAGAAATGAGCGAACTTGCTTTGCAAAACCTCGCCGGAAGTGGCATTGCAGATATAACGATAATCAACCGTACTAAAGCCAATGCAGAAATGCTTGCTAATCAATTTCAAGCAAAAGTGGGCGCATATGAAAATATGAATGACCATTTATTGCTTGCAGATATCGTTCTTGTATCAACTAGCGCCTCAGAACCAATCATCAAACAAGCAGACATGCAAGAATTAATGGAACAAAAAGCGAGTTCTATGCTTGTGATTGACATCGGTTTACCAAGAAATGTTGAACATGATTGTTCATATATTCCCAATTTCCATTTGTACGATATTGATGATTTAGCTGGAGTTGTAAGTGCGAATTCATTAGAACGCCAAAGAATTGTTCAAGAGCTTGAAAATACGATTGAGATAGAAGTTCGAAGCTTTTTTGAATGGGAAAAACAACTTGGTGTCGTTCCTGTGATTCGTGCCTTGCGTGAAAAAGCGCTAGATATGCAAGAAGTTACTATGACTAGCCTAGAAAATAAACTTCCCGGCCTAACAGAACGCGAATACATCCAAATCGGAAAACATATGAAAAGCATCATTAATCAAATGCTAAAACAACCTATCTCAGAATTAAAAGAAATGTCAGTGGAAGAGGAAGCAGACACAAGCATTGCGCATTTTAAACGTATCTTTGGTTTAACAGAAACGGATCTAACTGTAACAGAAAAAGAACAAGCTGAAACGAGGAGTTAA